In Amaranthus tricolor cultivar Red isolate AtriRed21 chromosome 3, ASM2621246v1, whole genome shotgun sequence, a single window of DNA contains:
- the LOC130808821 gene encoding epidermis-specific secreted glycoprotein EP1-like, whose amino-acid sequence MSSFSNTFSQMLSFLFIIVYIAEAVVPPSSTFKLVNEGDFGDYIVEYDGNYRALDVFSSPFQLCFYNTTPNAYTLALRMGLVRSESLFRWVWEANRGNPVKENATLSFGANGNLVLAEADGRVVWQTNTANKGVVGFKLLPNGNMVLHDAKGNFIWQSFDYPTDTLLVGQSFRPNGPNKLVSRVSQEVNSNGPYTFVMEPRQLAMYYKSPNSPKPLLYYTMLDLPKSSLKEVTFSCSPENDDNYAYDITFAYQSVDGSIGGSAEIARPKYNSTLSMLRLGIDGNLRVYTYSDKVDWAAWEVTFTLFARTSPYGLWDIECQLPERCGSFGLCDEDSQCVACPTPKGLLGWSKDCKQAKPSCGSSRYYKLEGVDNFLTKFNKGEGPITIDACGSKCSKDCKCLGYFYHQEKSTCWIAYDIKTITKVSNKKHVGYIKI is encoded by the coding sequence ATGTCTTCTTTCTCAAACACTTTCTCACAAATGCTTTCCTTTCTGTTCATAATTGTATATATAGCTGAAGCAGTTGTTCCTCCATCTTCCACATTCAAGCTTGTCAACGAAGGTGATTTTGGTGATTACATCGTTGAATATGACGGTAATTATCGCGCTTTAGATGTATTTAGCAGCCCTTTTCAGCTATGTTTCTATAACACCACTCCAAATGCTTATACTCTTGCTCTACGTATGGGTTTAGTCCGATCCGAATCCCTTTTCAGATGGGTTTGGGAGGCCAATCGGGGCAACCCGGTTAAAGAGAATGCTACTTTGTCTTTCGGGGCTAATGGAAACCTCGTATTGGCAGAAGCTGATGGCCGGGTCGTGTGGCAAACCAACACAGCTAATAAGGGTGTTGTAGGGTTCAAACTGCTTCCAAATGGTAATATGGTGCTTCATGATGCTAAGGGTAATTTCATTTGGCAAAGTTTTGATTATCCAACTGATACCCTTTTAGTAGGTCAGTCTTTTAGGCCCAATGGGCCTAATAAGTTGGTTAGTAGGGTCTCACAAGAGGTTAACTCTAATGGGCCTTACACTTTTGTGATGGAGCCTAGACAATTAGCCATGTATTATAAAAGcccaaatagcccaaaaccacTTTTATACTACACCATGCTAGATTTGCCTAAAAGTTCCCTTAAAGAAGTAACATTTAGTTGTTCCCCTGAAAATGATGATAACTATGCTTATGACATAACATTTGCATACCAAAGTGTAGATGGATCAATAGGAGGATCAGCAGAAATCGCTAGACCGAAATACAATAGCACATTATCCATGTTAAGATTAGGAATAGATGGAAATCTAAGGGTATATACTTATTCGGATAAGGTAGATTGGGCCGCTTGGGAAGTGACTTTCACATTGTTTGCTAGGACATCGCCTTATGGGTTATGGGATATCGAGTGCCAATTACCCGAAAGATGTGGAAGTTTTGGGTTATGTGATGAAGATAGTCAATGTGTAGCATGCCCTACTCCTAAAGGGTTGTTAGGATGGAGTAAGGATTGCAAACAAGCAAAGCCAAGTTGTGGAAGTAGTAGGTATTATAAGCTTGAAGGGGTTGATAATTTCTTGACCAAGTTTAATAAAGGTGAAGGCCCAATAACAATTGATGCTTGTGGAAGTAAATGTAGTAAAGATTGCAAGTGTTTAGGGTATTTTTACCATCAAGAGAAGTCTACTTGTTGGATTGCTTATGATATTAAGACAATTACTAAAGTGTCTAACAAGAAGCATGTGGGATATATCAAAATTTGA